The sequence TTCTGCGCTTTTTGATCCGGATAAAAGTCTTTTGGAAGTCACCACACCCAGCCTCAAACCCACTCACCCGCTGATCAGAGCTGCTAAAAACCTGCTCAGCGAATATGATTACTTTGCCAAAGAGATGCCTTTTAGCATCTGGATATCGGGGACCAACGGTAAAACAACCACCACACAGATGCTTACGCACCTTTTGGCCAAACGCGGTGCCCTGAGCGGAGGGAACATCGGTACACCGTTGGCAGATCTTGATACCAATGCACCTATTTGGGTCTTGGAAAGCTCCTCGTTCGCTCTGCACCATACCAAAACGGCCTCACCGGACATCTATCTTTTACTCCCTATCACACCCGATCATCTAGACTGGCATGAAACAGCTGAAGCGTACGAGGCAGACAAACTCAGACCTCTGCTCACTATGAAAGAAGGAGAACTGGCACTCCTGCCTAAAGGGCTGAACCTTCCAAAGACCCATGCCTATGTCGTTGAGTATGACAGCAACGCATTTATTGAAGCCTATTTTGGGCTGGATAGCTCTCAGTTACGCTTCAAAGGTGCTTTTTTACAGGATGCCCTACTAGCACTTGCCGTGACCAAAGTGCTTTTCGATGAAGCAGATTATGATCTGATGAATGCGTTTGTACTCGATGCCCACAGGCAAGAAGAGTTCAAAGATGATCAGGGAAGACTCTGGGTGAACGACTCCAAAGCAACCAATCTTGATGCTACGATACAGGCTGTCAAAGGATATGCCGACAAACATATTCATCTCATACTGGGTGGAGATGACAAAGGGGTAGACCTGACACCTCTTTTTGAGGTCATGGCACCGCTTAACCTTACACTATATACTATAGGGGCAAATTCTGACAAACTTTTGGTCCTTGCAAAGAGATACCATGTTAATGCTGTAGAGTCACAAACCATAGACAATGCAGTCAAACAGATAGATAAAGTCCATACACAAGAGAGTGTTGCCCTCTTATCTCCTGCTGCAGCCAGTTTTGATCAGTTCAACTCTTACAAGCACAGAGGTGAGACTTTTATAGAACTGGTGAAAAATTTAAAAAAATAATTTATTTTGTCTGTTACATACTATTTTTTTAAGTTTATGCAGTTATAATTCTATCCACTTAAACAGAGATCTTCTCTTTAAGTTGGCTCCATAGCTCAGTTGGTAGAGCAAAGGATTGAAAATCCTTGTGTCGGCGGTTCGATTCCGTCTGGCGCCACCATTATCTTTTATAATCACCCTCAAAATATTCATATCCATTAACCAAAACCTTCAAAAAGTAGTCATTTTTCTTAAAAACAACGTCAAAATCGCTATTTTCTTATGCTGATTATTTGTATTGTTACCCCAAAACTCTACGTAAATACGACACCTCTTCACATTTATTAACTATTTGTTAACTAATTATTAATTTTATTGACATTATTCAAGAATTTAGGTTATACTTATGCTGTATTCAAACAAATTCAAGGAGATTACAATGAAAAAAACATTATTACTTTCAGTAGTAGCGTCAACAATGATCATGGCTGGTGGAGATATCGCTCCAGTTGAGCCAGTAGTAGAAGCACCGGCAGCAGCATCTGCATGGGAATTTAGTGGAAACGCGGTAGTTTATTACCAGACAGCTGACCAATGGTATGGAGACTACAGTCTTTTTGACCAAGAAGCATCAGCAGCAGACGCTGGTATCCAACTTAGAGCGACTAACAACGATGTAGTTGCTGGTATCGGTGCAGGTTTTGCAGTAAATGGACTTTCTACTCTTAACTTAGAAAATAGTGTAGTAAATGGTGTTATGCAACTTACTGGAAACCCAGTAGCTGGAAATGATATTGATGATGTAACTGACGGTGGGTGGATCTCAGAAGCTTACTTGACTTACGGATTTGGTAACACAAGCATCAAAGCGGGTCGTCAAACACTTCCAAAATCACTTTCTCCATTTGCATACTCAGAAAACTGGAATGTATTTGCAAACACATTTGATTCTGTATTAGTAGTAAACACTGATATTGAAAACACAACTATCGTTGGTGCATGGGTATATGGCGGTAACGTTAACTCTTTTGGAATGACTAACCTAACTGATTTCAATGCATTGAATGATGATGATGGTGTATATATGTTAACACTACAAAACAAGTCAATCGCAGATTTAACATTGACAGGTTCTTACTACTATGGTTCTGAGCACATTGGTGGAGAAGATACTCAAATTCTATGGGGTGATGCTGCATACGATGCAGGAAGCTTTGGTCTTGGTATCCAAGGTGGGACTTTGATGAATGATAGTTTTGTAGATGACATGACTGCATTTGGTGCAAAAATCACTACTGAAGTAAGTGGTTTCAACCTTATGGCTGCATACTCTGATGTACAAGATGGTGCAATGTTACAACTAGGTGGAACAACTTCAGCACTTTATACTAATACAGTTGCAAACGAATTAGTTAATGGTCTTTTAGAAATAGATGCTTCTAAAATCCTTGTTGGTGCAGGTGTAGATGCACTTGGAGGAAACTTCAATGCTGCATATGCAATGACTGATTCTGATGTTACAGGTGATGTAAATGAGTTTGATCTTGTTTATTCAACAAACCTTACAGATGCTCTAGGTCTAACTGCTGCTTACGTAAATATTGATGCAGATGCAATGACTGATTCACTTAACGTTGTACGTCTAATCGCAAACTACAACTTCTAAGAATCACTTCTTTAAGTTTTACTTGCTTTAGAGTTCAGGCTTTTGCCTGGCTCTAACCTCTTTTTACTTCTTAAATCCTTTTACATTTTTTCAACCTTATACATTTTTTTATCTTTTGGCTATAATGCTGAAAAAGTTTAAAATACAAATGAGTTTTAATGAACAGTAAAAAATTACACTTGGTCAGCCTTGGCTGTACTAAAAACCTTGTCGACAGCGAAGTGATGCTCGGTCGTCTGAAAGAGTATGAGATCACCGATGACAATACTGAGGCTGATGTCATCATCGTAAACACCTGTGGATTCATCGATGCGGCCAAAGAAGAGAGTATCAACACGGTACTGAACCTGCATGACGAACGTAAAGAGAACTCTATCCTGGTGATGAGCGGATGTTTGAGCGAACGTTATAAAGAAGAGCTACAGGCAGATATGCCTGAAATTGACATCTTTACCGGTGTAGGTGACTACGAGAAGATCGATGAGCTGATCGCCTCTAAACAGAGTACTTTCAGCCCGGAAGTCTACCTTGCTACGGAAACATCCGGAAGGGTCATTACAGGATCCAACTACCATGCCTACATCAAGATAGCAGAAGGGTGCAACCAGGCATGTTCTTTCTGTGCGATCCCAAGTTTTAAAGGAAAGCTGCATTCGCGCTCACTCTCTTCCATCATCAAAGAGATAGAGAACCTTGTAGACCAAGGCTTTTATGACTTCTCTTTCATCTCTCAGGATAGCTCCAGCTACGGACGTGACATGGGGATTAAAGATGGTCTGGTCGACCTCATCAAAGGTGTTGAAGCTATAGAGGGTGTCAAGTCTGCACGTATCTTGTACCTTTACCCTAGTACCACAACTTTTGCACTTGTCGATGCCATCGCGGACTCTGATGTATTCCAGACCTATTATGATATGCCTATCCAGCACATCGATGATGGGGTGCTCAAAACCATGAAACGCGGGTTCGGAGAGAAGAAGACCATCGAACTGCTTGAATACATGAAAAGCAAACCGGGTGCCTTTTTACGTACCTCTGTGATCGCAGGACACCCTGGCGAAAGTGTAGAGAGCTTTCAGCGACTGTGTGACTTTATGGAAACCTTCGAGTTTGACAGATTTAACACCTTCCACTACTCTAATGAAGAGACAACCGCTGCTTATAACATGGAACAGGTCGATGAAGAGACCATTGACCAAAGAGCACAAATTCTTGGTGAGATCGCAGAAGAGAGTACGCTCAAGTCGCTTGAAAAAACGGTCGGACAAACCCTTACGGTCGTCATAGATGGCGAAAGTGATGAACACGAATACCTGCTTTCAGCAAGACCGCTCATCTGGGCGGTGGATATCGATGGTGAGATCCTCATCAATGATACCTCTGACCTGCCTGTTGAGTATGGGAAAAGATATGAGGCAAAAGTGACTGAACTGGTGGGTACACAACTTCTTGCTACACTGATCAAGGCACTCTAAACCAGCCTATGCTCACACTCGACCTCTCACACCTCAAAGGGAAAAAGAATTTATTGGCTTTTTCCGCAGGTGTGGACTCCTCTGCACTCTTCTTTTTACTCCTGGAACACCATATAAAGTTCGATATCGCCATCGTCAATTATGGTACACGCGAAACGAGTGATGAAGAAGAGGCGCATGCCAAAGCCCTTGCTAAAAAATATAAACTCTACTGTCACAGCATTAAAGCCCCTACATTTCACAGCCATTTTGAAAAACAGGCTAGAGACTTTCGCTATGAATTTTTTGAATCTCTTATCACTATAGAAGGCTACGATACCCTGATCACTGCCCATCAGCTCAATGATCAGCTGGAGTGGCTACTTATGCGTCTTAGCAAAGGAGCAGGCTTAAGTGAACTTCTGGGCCTTGAACCTATCACACAAAAAGGGCATTATGCCCTCATACGTCCACTGCTTGCCTATAGTAAAGAAGAGTTGCTTGAGTATCTGCAAACCAACGAACATCCTTATTTTGTGGATGAGAGCAACACGGATGAAAGCTATGAGCGCAATAAATTCAGAAAACACTTCTCCAATGCACTGATAGCAGAATACAAAGAGGGTATCAAACGCTCTATAGTATACTTGAGAAAAGACAAAGAGATACTGGAAAGCGGCTTTGAATCGATCTACAGCAACAAACTGCTGCACATTGTCCAGCTGCATACCCCCACTGCTAAGGTGAAAGCAGCGGATCTCACACTCAAAAAACTGGGCTACCTCCTCTCGGCTCCTCAGCGCCAGGAAATAGAGAAAGAATCCTCTTTGGTCATAGGCGGAGTGTGGAGTGTCGTACTTCAAGAGGATCTGCTCTTCATTGCTCCCTATCTCACAGTCGATATGCCAAAGAAATTTAAAGAGCTCTGCAGGGTACTAAAAGTACCAGGGAAGATAAGGCCTTACCTTTTTGAAGCACATATTGACCCTTCAGAGCTTACCTTCAGCCAGTGATCACACTTACTGCTCTTTTGCATCGGCTAAAGGGTGTGCTTTCATGTACTCCTGCATTTTTTTGACACTTCCAAGCTTTGTGTAGACCTGTGTAGTTGCCATCGTTTCGTGCCCTAAAAGTTCACTCACATCTGCGATACGTGCACCGTTATTGAGCAGATGCGTGGCAAAAGAGTGCCGCAGTTGATGCGGTGTCACTTTCAAGCCCTGTCTCTTGAAAAGTTTTGTAAGTATATAACGTAACTGTGCAGCGTTCATAGGTGCGGCACCTTTTTCAAACAGATACTTTTTAGGAGATCTGCTCTTAAGATACAAAGTAATAAGTTGTTGCAAACTGCCCAACAAAGGCAGCTCTCTTACCTTGTTCCCTTTACCATGGATCTGTATCCATCCCCCTTTGATATCTTCAAGTTTGAGAGTACTCAGTTCAGAGATACGCAACCCCAATCCGTAGAGCATAGAAATAAGCAGTTTCTCCTCCATATTGGCATGACTCAGTACCTCTTCTATATAGTTCTCTTCAACGGGCTTAGGGAGGCTTTGAGGTACCTTTATGGACTCATCCCCTATAAGTCTGATACGCAGATGACACTGATCTTCGAGGTATTTTGTAAAAGAGTGGATAGCAGAGAGTTTTTTGACAATGGTCTTTTTATGATTTTTAACGATCTTGAAACGAAAAGGAGTGAT is a genomic window of Sulfurovum sp. XGS-02 containing:
- the murD gene encoding UDP-N-acetylmuramoyl-L-alanine--D-glutamate ligase; the protein is MEKTKPTLFGYGLTTKAIAKKLGGGCTFFDDNVTEAYTDEAGNQILPSALFDPDKSLLEVTTPSLKPTHPLIRAAKNLLSEYDYFAKEMPFSIWISGTNGKTTTTQMLTHLLAKRGALSGGNIGTPLADLDTNAPIWVLESSSFALHHTKTASPDIYLLLPITPDHLDWHETAEAYEADKLRPLLTMKEGELALLPKGLNLPKTHAYVVEYDSNAFIEAYFGLDSSQLRFKGAFLQDALLALAVTKVLFDEADYDLMNAFVLDAHRQEEFKDDQGRLWVNDSKATNLDATIQAVKGYADKHIHLILGGDDKGVDLTPLFEVMAPLNLTLYTIGANSDKLLVLAKRYHVNAVESQTIDNAVKQIDKVHTQESVALLSPAAASFDQFNSYKHRGETFIELVKNLKK
- the rimO gene encoding 30S ribosomal protein S12 methylthiotransferase RimO, with amino-acid sequence MNSKKLHLVSLGCTKNLVDSEVMLGRLKEYEITDDNTEADVIIVNTCGFIDAAKEESINTVLNLHDERKENSILVMSGCLSERYKEELQADMPEIDIFTGVGDYEKIDELIASKQSTFSPEVYLATETSGRVITGSNYHAYIKIAEGCNQACSFCAIPSFKGKLHSRSLSSIIKEIENLVDQGFYDFSFISQDSSSYGRDMGIKDGLVDLIKGVEAIEGVKSARILYLYPSTTTFALVDAIADSDVFQTYYDMPIQHIDDGVLKTMKRGFGEKKTIELLEYMKSKPGAFLRTSVIAGHPGESVESFQRLCDFMETFEFDRFNTFHYSNEETTAAYNMEQVDEETIDQRAQILGEIAEESTLKSLEKTVGQTLTVVIDGESDEHEYLLSARPLIWAVDIDGEILINDTSDLPVEYGKRYEAKVTELVGTQLLATLIKAL
- the tilS gene encoding tRNA lysidine(34) synthetase TilS; translated protein: MLTLDLSHLKGKKNLLAFSAGVDSSALFFLLLEHHIKFDIAIVNYGTRETSDEEEAHAKALAKKYKLYCHSIKAPTFHSHFEKQARDFRYEFFESLITIEGYDTLITAHQLNDQLEWLLMRLSKGAGLSELLGLEPITQKGHYALIRPLLAYSKEELLEYLQTNEHPYFVDESNTDESYERNKFRKHFSNALIAEYKEGIKRSIVYLRKDKEILESGFESIYSNKLLHIVQLHTPTAKVKAADLTLKKLGYLLSAPQRQEIEKESSLVIGGVWSVVLQEDLLFIAPYLTVDMPKKFKELCRVLKVPGKIRPYLFEAHIDPSELTFSQ
- a CDS encoding tyrosine-type recombinase/integrase, whose translation is MKDKLQEASEEFLHYLFDVRGYSETSIVTYEIVLRQMLEESHVYEEDGITVLDITPFRFKIVKNHKKTIVKKLSAIHSFTKYLEDQCHLRIRLIGDESIKVPQSLPKPVEENYIEEVLSHANMEEKLLISMLYGLGLRISELSTLKLEDIKGGWIQIHGKGNKVRELPLLGSLQQLITLYLKSRSPKKYLFEKGAAPMNAAQLRYILTKLFKRQGLKVTPHQLRHSFATHLLNNGARIADVSELLGHETMATTQVYTKLGSVKKMQEYMKAHPLADAKEQ